The sequence ggcgacaatatttgctagatgtcttgatctggttacaggtggtgaacgtacaaaaggtggtgaacgttttgctcggtgcattcactgaatatcctattagttataaaaataagaaaaattatataagttatcaaattaatagacttttctgattttgcccacgtttcgaatagccaaaagatgcagcagaggggcaggatttgtttggtctcaatataattgagtactgtttggctccaataacccggtccaagtacaaattcaactattactacgaaccagaaaattttgatgtctatcaatttaaccacttaaaataatttttcgtttaaatttaaagaaagtttacataagaaatagaaaaaaaaactaagtcctaaaaactagagcgtcgagaaataagaaagaaaaagagcgcgttgaaaaatgtcgaaaaataaaaggcgtcgaaaaataataataagaaagtagcgcgtcgaaacttaaaaagtctaaaaactaaggattaaaagtcgcgtctaaaaatattaaagcttaaaaagaatactatatcccaaatgacaataacttaaaaaggtactaaaatatataaaacgacgtcgcaaatttctaaagcacctaaatcttagtctaaagaaaaagcacttaagggattttacggcaaagcctaaaaatctagaaataaaaataactatggcaaaaactatatcttaaaactaaatacgagcgaaaaatataaatattacgctaaaacgaataaaaggatacaaaatataaaaataaacttaaagttgtaaaaagtacaacttttataaaaatattatttttatattatttattttataaaactattaattttgtaatttaaataaactaattaaacttaaaatacaaattaattaataaaactaaactaaataatataatatataaccctaattagggtttaaagtaataataataaataatactccgtaattaatgcgaaactaGGTCAAACCAGGCGTGTCTGACagggacatgcgatcgcatggtcctcacgttaaaaatccatgcgatcgcatggagtatggttttgggccaggttctgggctgctacagtacgggcctcgagtttttatatttttttttcggttttgctgtttttatatttataaaaagtatttatataaattaaataaaacttatatttttacaaactaaaaataaaaataaagaaactttataaaacttaaatatttaacaatctcttaaaaatatataaattttgtttttctttttatatttttgaatatttaaaacgtatttttataaaagcttatttttataaaaggaaactaaaaattaataaaaatcttttttttatagcgttgcgcttccggtgtttaaacaagaacttccccggcagcggcgccaaaaatacttgatgtgtgcgaggtgtactaggaaatagtattatttttacaacgaaatactactaaatacgatacaattttacacaagatatttatttatttatagaatggatatacctaaactttgctacaacacttataggcagtgtacctaatcgtacagtagtgtaatttttagtaagtccggttcgttccatagggaaaattaaacaagcttaacgctatattagtttaaaaaaatacaaatatatatataagtaatattattattataaaaagggggtttttaccgtttaatgaccggtttgtcgattttaaaactttagtcgcagttaaaacctaatgtaaaatattaaaaataaatataacttaatttaaagcgtaaagtaaataacgataatgaaattgcgataaaagtgcgagaaaataaaattgcgataattaaagagtacgataattaaaagtgcaattaaatacaatgacaataaataaaagtgcgataattaaaagtgcaattaaatatgaaataaaagaattatgcttatttaaacttccgtaatcatgatgtttgacgtgttgattttagtttcttcccatgggttaattgtcctttgtcctggattatttaatatgtccgtttggtttttgtccataacagtccatcagtcataaatataaagtgcgagtgtcctcgtcaaattatccttatatctgaagtcaaatattccaactaattggggacttaaactgtaacaaggtcttaatactttgtttaataattacaccaggatatcgactgcgtgtaacccaaagttttaatactttgttaacaattatgccaagtatccttgtacataattcacccatgttttaataagtctattaactattaatccattcccgtgtccggttaaatgaacgattattcgtacatataaatatcccgcccatcgtgtccgatcgagtgtatatggttatttataggtatgtctaattgtaaatctttatattaaattaacaaactatcatttaattaaacaaatatagagtccattaatagcccatagtctaatttccacaagtgtcgttcttttgtccaaacctcaattatggtacaaagcccaattacccaattttaaatattttagcccaacatcataattacttcgttttaaataagcataataataacttagctacgagacattaaattaaaaataacattaaccataacttacagtgattaaaaatagcgtagcgttacacggacagaatttcgacttacacccttacaacattcgctaacatacccttattattagaatttaaaattaaaattaaaattaaaatataatatatatatatatatatatatatatatatatatatatatatatatatatatatatatatatatatttacgtatatagatagagagatggatggatatatgttgtaaaaactgagccaaaacacgcgaatttataggaccagacctgatactgctcaccatgcgatcgcatggctttttgccttccaggccatgcgatcgcatggctcctttttccagccacatgttgttgtttgcattctgctgacggtttatataataatatataatatataaataatttatataattatttaaatattatattttattcttgtgcatagtagacttgtaatttttagtccgttgcgtcgagcgttgagagttgactttggtcccggttccggattttcgaacgtccttgcgtataatttaatatcttgtactttacgttttgcgtcttgtactcttgtaattttgagacgtttcttatcaataattggaaccactttgattgtattttgtacttttgagctttttggtcgtttgcgtcttcaatttgtcgaatctgtcttttgtcttcaccttttattatttaaacgaatatcacttgtaaatagaacagttgcaactaaaagcttgtctttcttgagggataatgctatgaaatatatgttcgtttttagcattatcagcatcaGAAAAAATGAAACTTGGCACCGAAAAGGGACGAAACAGCCTGTAAAGAAGTAGAAGGCCTGTTAAAAGCAGGAATAATTCGCGAAGCAAAATACCCCTCGTGGGTCGCTAATCCCGTGATGGTGAAGAAATCAGACGGGGGATGGAGAATGTGCGTCGATTTCACCAACATCAACAAAGCATGTCCCAAAGATTGTTACCCTCTACCCGAAATCGATTGGAACGCGAATCCCTAACCGGGTACCGATACAAAAGCTTCCTGGGTGCTTACAAAGGGTACCATCAGATCAAAATGGCTAAGGAGGACGAAGAAAAAACATCCTTCTTCACCAGCAAGGGAATCTATTGTTATCAAAAGATGCCCTTCGGTCTAAAAAACGCAGGGGCAACTTATCAAAGGCTAGTCCACAAAGCCTTTCACAATCAGCTGGGAAGAAATCTGGAAGCCTATGTAGATGACATGGTAATCAAAAGTCGGAAGGAAGAAAATTTGATAGAGGATATCCAGGAAACTTTTGATAAGCTTCGGGCAATAAACATGAAGCTGAACCCGAAGAAATGTTCCTTCGAAGTTGAAGAAGGAAAATTTCTTGGGTATTACATCACCAGAAAGGGGATCCAGGCGAATCCGAAAAAAGTGGACAGGCTAAAATAACTCCAAACCCCCGCAACCATAAAAGACATGCAGAGCCTGAATGGGAAGCTAGCGTCACTTAGCAGATTCGTATCAAAGGGAGCAGAGAAACAACTACCCTTCTTCAGAATTCTGAAGGGATGCTTGGGAAAAAAGAAAATTGTCTGGAACAAAGAAGCGGAGAGGGCATTCGTTGAAATGAAGAAATACATCGCCAAACTCCCTACCTTAACCTCACCCGAAGAAGGAGATACACTCTTCATATACTTGGTTGCTTCGAAAGAATGCATCAGCGCAGTATTGGTCACCAAACGAGAGAAAACGCAAGTACCAATATACTTCGTCAGCCGAGTACTTCAAGGAGTCGAGCTGAATTATCCAGAACTCGAGAAACTCACTCTAGCGCTCGTCCATACAGCTAGGAAACTCCGAAGATACTTCCAAGCACATCAGATAGTGGTACTTAATAACAAACCAATCAGGCAAGTGCTCTCGAAACCTGAAAAATCGGGGAgaatggccaaatgggccattGAGTTAGGAGAGCATGACATTGAGTTCCGGGTCAGGCATGCAATCAAAGGAAAAGTTCTAGCAGATTTCATCGCCGAAACAGATAGTGTAAATGAAGAAGACACGAAGAACTCAACCCAAGTTATCTCCCTAAAGATCGAAAATGAAGAGTGgaaattgtacaccgatggtgcgtcAAGCTCCGATGGATCAGGTGCTGGTCTAATGTTAGTAAATTCCGAAGGAAAAGAGTTCACTTATGCACTTCGTTTCGAATTCGATACAACCAATAACGAAGCAGAGTACGAAGCTCAGCTAGCAGGATTGAGAATGGCGAAGGAATTAAAAATCCTTCATCTCCGAGCCTTCGTTAACTCACAGCTAGTGTCTAACCAGATCAAGGGCACATTTGAAGCAAAGCAACCCACCATCCAACAATACTTGTCAAAAGCAAAAGAACTGATCGAAGGCTTCAAAAGTTTTGATATCGAGCATGTCCGAAGAAGTCAAAATAAGAAGGCAGATGCACTGAGCAAACTTGCTTCGCTGACATTTGAGCACCTCGCAAAAGAAGTCTTGGTGGAGGTGCTAGAGAAGAAATCAATCTTAGAGGAAGAAGTCAATGACCTCATACAAGAAGACGAGGTAACATGGATGACTCCGCTACAGGTATATCTTGAGATAGGAAAATTACCAGTGGATAAAAATGAAGCAAGGAAGATAAGGATAAAGGCACCTTCGTACAAAATGATGAACGGAGCGCTATACCGAAGATCCTTTCTCACCCCATAGCTTCGATGTATAGGGCCAAAGCAAGCAACTGTCATAATCCAAGAGATGCACGAAGGAATATGTGGTCTACACGCGGGTCCAAGGTCAGTAGTCGCCAAAATCATGAGACTAGGATACTACTGGCCTACAATGCACCACGACACCACGATGGTACTACAAACTTGTGAGTCTTGTCAAATCCACTCAAATGTCCCGAGGCAGCccaaacaagaactaatctctgtcacATCTGTGTGGCCGTTCATGAAATGGGGAATAGACATAGTTGGACCCATCAATGATACACCAGGAAGCCCAAGATTCCTACTGGTAGCAATTGACTACTTCACCAAGTGGGCCGAAGCAAAACCGTTAGCAGCAATCACTGGTAAGCAAATAGAGAAATTTGTCTGGGAACACATCGTATGCAGGTTCGGAGTCCCCCAGGAAATAGTCTCGGACAATGGGAAACAATTCGCAGAAGGAATATTCCCAAAATTTTGCAAGCATTTGAAAATCCAGCAAAGCTTCACCTCGGTATATCATCTCCAAGGTAATGGACAGGTGGAGGTAACAAACCGAGACATAATCAAAGGAATAGAGAAGCGCTTAGGTAAATGCAGAAAGGGATGGGTCGATGAGCTTCCCTTGGTGCTGTGGGCACACAGGACAACTCCAAAACGAAGCAATGGTGAAACCCCCTACAGCCTTACATACGAGACAGAAGCCGTTCTTCCCGCAGATATACAAGTGCTAATAGAAAGAATAACAAACAATGAAAACAACGAAGAAAATCTTCGAGTTAACTTGGATCTGCTCGAGAAAAGAAGAGAAGCATCTGTGATTCGAGAGGCCTTATACAAACGAATGATTGAAGGCTATTACAACAAAAGAGTAAAACCCTCAACCTTCAAAGTAGGAGAATATGTCCTAAGGTTAAACAGTGTAAGCAAGGTGGAATACGAAGGAAAATTGGGACCAAATTGGGAAGGCCCCTATGTGATTGCACAAGTATTGGGAAAAGGCTCCTACAAGCTGGAAACAACAACCGGTAAACCAATACCAAGGGCATGGAATGCAACCAACCTCAAAAAGTTTTATCGTTAGAAGTCTTGTACTTTTTATTTTGTAATATGTAGTTGAAAGATGCAAAATTGGTAGTTGAAGCCAATGAACTTCCTACACGAAACTTAATGAATTTCTCAACTACTTTTGATAAACTAATGTCTTGACAAAATTAAAATTCCATACAGAAAGTTATGTGAGAAAAATGACAGCCGGC comes from Rutidosis leptorrhynchoides isolate AG116_Rl617_1_P2 chromosome 4, CSIRO_AGI_Rlap_v1, whole genome shotgun sequence and encodes:
- the LOC139842889 gene encoding uncharacterized protein, translated to MQSLNGKLASLSRFVSKGAEKQLPFFRILKGCLGKKKIVWNKEAERAFVEMKKYIAKLPTLTSPEEGDTLFIYLVASKECISAVLVTKREKTQVPIYFVSRVLQGVELNYPELEKLTLALVHTARKLRRYFQAHQIVVLNNKPIRQVLSKPEKSGRMAKWAIELGEHDIEFRVRHAIKGKVLADFIAETDSVNEEDTKNSTQVISLKIENEEWKLYTDGASSSDGSGAGLMLVNSEGKEFTYALRFEFDTTNNEAEYEAQLAGLRMAKELKILHLRAFVNSQLVSNQIKGTFEAKQPTIQQYLSKAKELIEGFKSFDIEHVRRSQNKKADALSKLASLTFEHLAKEVLVEVLEKKSILEEEVNDLIQEDEVTWMTPLQVYLEIGKLPVDKNEARKIRIKAPSYKMMNGALYRRSFLTP